A genomic segment from Triticum dicoccoides isolate Atlit2015 ecotype Zavitan chromosome 1A, WEW_v2.0, whole genome shotgun sequence encodes:
- the LOC119282184 gene encoding putative laccase-11: protein MGMDARRLRCASPACLLLAFLLAMPGLTAGLTRRYTFNVTMATVTRLCTTKSIPTVNGRFPGPRITVREGDRLVVNVHNNINNNVTFHWHGVRQLRSAWADGPAYITQCPMRPGQSYVYNFRIVGQRGTLWWHAHFSWLRATLHGPLVILPPRGVPYPFPKPYREVPLMLGEWFNADPEAVIKQALQTGGGPNVSDAYTFNGFPGPTYNCSGGANSTFKLKVKPGRTYMLRLINAALNDELFFAVANHTLTVVQADASYVKPFAANTLVISPGQTMDVLLTAATNPSSTAFAIAVAPYTNTVGTFDNTTATAVLEYAPQRPAALRGLPAPPLPRYNDTGAVTNFSSNFRSLASARYPARVPLSVDRSFFFAVGLGADPCQSPVNGTCQGPNNTRFAASINNVSFVMPKTSLLQAHYRRRYYGVLAANFPAAPLRKFNYTGTPPNNTFVTHGTRVVPLAFNTSVEVVLQDTSIQGAESHPLHLHGYDFHVVGTGFGNYDAANDTARYNLVDPVQRNTISVPTAGWVAIRFVANNPGVWIMHCHLDVHLSWGLSMAWLVNDGPLPNQKLPPPPSDIPTC, encoded by the exons ATGGGAATGGATGCTCGCCGCCTCCGGTGCGCCTCGCCTGCATGCCTCCTCCTGGCCTTCCTCCTGGCCATGCCGGGCCTCACCGCCGGCCTCACCCGCCGCTACACCTTCAACGTGACCATGGCGACGGTGACGCGGCTGTGCACGACCAAGAGCATCCCGACGGTGAACGGGCGGTTCCCGGGGCCGAGGATCACGGTGCGGGAGGGCGACCGGCTCGTCGTCAACGTccacaacaacatcaacaacaacgTCACCTTCCACTGGCACGGCGTGCGGCAGCTGCGCAGCGCCTGGGCGGACGGCCCGGCCTACATCACGCAGTGCCCCATGCGCCCCGGCCAGAGCTACGTCTACAACTTCCGCATCGTCGGCCAGCGCGGCACCCTCTGGTGGCACGCCCACTTCTCCTGGCTCCGCGCCACCCTCCACGGCCCCCTCGTCATCCTCCCGCCCCGCGGCGTCCCCTACCCCTTCCCCAAGCCCTACCGTGAAGTCCCCCTCATGCTCG GTGAGTGGTTCAACGCCGACCCGGAGGCGGTGATCAAGCAGGCGCTGCAGACCGGCGGGGGGCCCAACGTGTCCGACGCCTACACCTTCAACGGCTTCCCTGGCCCGACGTACAACTGCTCGGGCGGCGCCAACAGCACGTTCAAGCTCAAGGTGAAGCCCGGGAGGACGTACATGCTGCGGCTCATCAACGCGGCGCTCAACGACGAGCTCTTCTTCGCGGTGGCCAACCACACGCTCACCGTCGTGCAGGCGGACGCCAGCTACGTCAAGCCGTTCGCCGCCAACACGCTCGTCATCTCGCCGGGGCAGACCATGGACGTGCTCCTCACCGCGGCCACCAACCCGTCCTCCACGGCCTTCGCCATCGCCGTCGCGCCCTACACCAACACGGTGGGCACCTTCGACaacaccaccgccaccgccgtccTCGAGTACGCCCCGCAGCGGCCCGCCGCGCTCCGGGGCCTCCCGGCGCCGCCGCTCCCGCGGTACAACGACACGGGCGCGGTGACCAACTTCTCGTCCAACTTCCGGAGCCTGGCGAGCGCGCGGTACCCGGCGCGGGTGCCGCTGAGCGTGGACCGGAGCTTCTTCTTCGCCGTGGGGCTGGGCGCCGACCCGTGCCAGAGCCCGGTGAACGGGACGTGCCAGGGGCCCAACAACACCCGGTTCGCGGCGAGCATCAACAACGTGTCGTTCGTGATGCCCAAGACGTCGCTCCTGCAGGCGCACTACAGGCGCCGGTACTACGGCGTGCTCGCGGCCAACTTCCCCGCGGCGCCGCTGCGCAAGTTCAACTACACCGGCACGCCGCCCAACAACACGTTCGTGACCCACGGCACCCGGGTGGTGCCGCTCGCCTTCAACACCTCCGTGGAGGTGGTGCTGCAGGACACCAGCATCCAGGGCGCCGAGAGCCACCCGCTGCACCTGCACGGCTACGACTTCCACGTCGTCGGGACCGGGTTCGGCAACTACGACGCCGCCAACGACACCGCCAGGTACAACCTCGTCGACCCGGTGCAGCGGAACACCATCAGCGTGCCCACCGCCGGCTGGGTCGCCATCCGCTTCGTCGCCAACAACCCCG GTGTTTGGATCATGCACTGCCACCTGGACGTGCACCTGAGCTGGGGCCTATCCATGGCGTGGCTTGTCAACGACGGGCCGCTGCCGAACCAGAAGCTGCCGCCTCCGCCCTCCGATATCCCCACGTGCTAG